Within the Arthrobacter caoxuetaonis genome, the region ACATGGTGAGCAGGTGCCGGACAGTGACTGGACCGGCTGCGGCAAACGCCCCGGTGAACCGAAGCTCCGGAAGCCACTCGCGGATATCCGTGGCCAGGTCCAGCCGGCCGGAGCGCCGCAGTACCAGCGCTGCCGCAGCCGTGAAGCTCTTGGTGCAGGAAGCGATGCGGAAGGCCGTCCGCTCCCCGGGCGGGGGCCCGGCGTCGTCGGCAGCGCCGCACAGCACCCGGACCGGTGACCGGCCGGGGCGCGTCACTTCGGCCACGAGCACCGGGGCGATGCCCTCCTCGAAACGTGCCTGGAACAGGGCTTCCAGCTCAGTTTCCGGCCACCTTCCCTCTCCCGGTGGCCGCCCGCCGGATTCCGCCGCCGAAGGAGCTCCGGCCACGTCGTCAGACATTGGCCAGGAAATCCTGCAGCACCTTCTGTCCGCCCCGCACCGAGGCCACCGGCACCCGTTCGTCGACTCCGTGCACGCCCTCGGGGATGCGCCCGTCGGGGTCGGCCGTGAGCGGCGCAAAGCCGTAGCACTGGATACCCAGGCGGGAAAAAGCTTTGGCGTCGGTGCCCCCGCCCATGCACATAGGCACCACCACCGCCTCCGGATCGTGCCGCACCAGGGCCTGGCGCATCGCCTCGAACCACGGGGAATCCACCGGGGACTGCAGCGGGCTCTCCCGGGTCAGGAAGCGAAGGCTGACGTCCGGGCCCAGCAGTTCCTTGACCGTAGCCAGAGTTTCCTTCTCCGTGCCGGGCAGGCAGCGGATATCGACGTCGGCTTCCGCCAGGCCGGGGATGACGTTCGTCTTGTACCCGGCGCGGAGAACCGTCGGCGTTGCCGAGCAGCGGACGGTCACCCTCGCGACCCGTCCCGCCTCGCCCATGGCATCGATCGCCGCCTCCACGCCAGCCTCGCTGGACAGGTCCGCAGTGAACCCAAGCGCCGCCGTCGTCTGCTCGATGTAGGCGCGGACCACGGGGACGAGCACCTGCGGCCATTGGTGATTGCCCAGGCGGTGCAGTGCGGAGACCAGGTTCTGCACGGCGTTGACAGGAACCGGACGGGAGCCATGGCCGGAAACACCTTCTGCGCGGACGCGGATGTGCATGGTGCCGCGCTCGCCGGCGCCCACCGGGTAGAGGCGGAGGGTACGGCCGTCTGCTCCTGGAAGCAGTGTCGCAGTGCCGCCGGATTCGCCGATCGCAGCCTCGACCCCGGCGAACAATTCGGGATGCTTAGTGGCCAGCCAGTCGGCGCCGTAGGCGCCCTTGTCCTCTTCGTCGGCAACGAACGCGACCACGATGTCGCGGAGTGGCTGCTGGCCGGATTCGGCCCAGTTCAGCAGGGTGGCCAGGGTCATGGCGGCCATGTCTTTCATGTCGGCGGCGCCGCGTCCATAGATCCAGCCGTCCCGTACCAGTCCCTCAAAGGGCGGGACGCTCCACTGCTCCGGTTCGGCAGGCACAACGTCCAGGTGTGCGTGCACCAGCAGTGCCGGAAGCGAGCGGTCCGCGCCCGGCACCCGCACCACCACGGACTGCCGGGTTTCCTCGGGGCCCAGGACCACCGGATCCAGGCCCGCGGCTGAAAGCCGGGCCGCGATCCACAGGGCAGCCTCCCGCTCTCCGTTGCTCTTGCCCTCGCCGTAGTTGGACGTATCGAAGCGAATCAGTTCTGCGCAGAGCTCTGCCGGATCGTGCATGCGGTTCCCTTCAGGTGTTTACAAGACAGTAACCAAAATAGGTAAAAAAATCTGTTGATTCGGGAACCTTCAGTAATTAGTGTTCAAGCAGCGATTTCCACGCGATCGAATTCCTCACCGGATTGCCGGCCGCAGATTACGCTATGCCCGAAACTGGGACCGTAGATACGTGTTTACATTTGTTTGCATATTTCCGCTGGCATAAGTCCAGCCTGTTACGGAGGAAAACGTAAATTGCAGCCGTATATCCCGCGCCCGCCGAGGCACCGCTTCCGTTCTTCCTCCGTCGCAGCCGCCCTGGGGCTGGCGGCAGCACTTGCCGTCCCCGTGGCCGCGGCGGCACCGGCAGTCGCCGCCGAGGACAACGCGCCGATGCTCAAGCTCGCCCTCACCGGGGACATTGACACCCTGAACCCTTTCATCTCCATCCTCGCCACGAGCTCGAACGTGCTGCGCCTGCAGTACGAGCCGCTCGTTGCCTACGGTGCGGAAGCGAACGAGGAAATCCCGGGGATGGCCGAGAGCTGGGAGACTTCCGAGGACGGGACCGTCTGGACCTTCAGCATCCCCGAGGGACGGCAGTGGTCTGACGGAGAGCCGATCACCGCCGAAGACGCGGAGTGGACCTTTAACGCCATTATGGAAAACGATGACCTGAAGCAGGCCAACGGCTCAGTGCTGAGCAGTGTGGAATCGGTCGAAGCCGAGGATGACACCACCCTGGTGATCACCCTGAGCGAGGCCCAGGCCGTCAACCCCGGCACCGAGCTGCCGATCGTCCCCGAGCATGTGTGGTCCGAGCTGGACGATCCGGCCGGTTACGCCAATGACAAGGACACGGTGGGATCGGGGCCGTTCGTGGTGGACAACTACGACAAGTCGGCCGGCGTCACCATGACCACCAACCCGAACTACTGGCGCGGAGCCGCGAAGATCTCCGGTGTCACCTGGATTCCGTACAAGAACTCCGACGCCGCCGTGCAGGCGCTGCGCACCGGAGAGATCGACATTGTCAGCGGCCTCACACCGGCCCAGTACCAGGCACTCGAGAACGAGCCGAACATCACCACCAACGCCGGCACCGGGCGCCGCTACCAGGCAATCGGCATCAATCCCGGCGCCCAGACCCCCGACGGTACCCCGATGGGCGACGGACATCCGGCACTGCAGGACGTGCAGGTGCGCCGGGCCGTGGCCCTGGCCATCGACAGCGACACCCTGCTGGAGAAGGTCCTGCAGGGACTGGGGGACAAGGCCACGGGTGAGATTCCCATGACTTACCCGCTCTACCACTGGGATACCGATGAGTTGCCGCTGGCCTATGACCCGGACGCCGCCAACAAGCTGCTGGACGAGGCCGGATACGAAATGGGTCCCGACGGCGTCCGCCTGGACAAGGACGGCAAGGCACTGTCCATGCGCCTGATGGGCCGCAACTCGGATCCGACCCACCAGCAGATGGCCGATTACGTCAAACCCTGGCTTAAGGAAATCGGTATTGATGTTTCCGTGGAAATGAAGGCTCCCGCCCAGGTGAATGATGATTCCACCGTCGGCAACTACGATCTCTACTTCACGGGATGGGGAATCGGTCCGGATCCGGATTTCCAGCTGTCCATCAACCAGTGCAGCTCGCGCCCGAATGCAGACGGCACCGGCGCGACGTCGGAGAACAATTACTGCGATCCGGAGTTCGATGAACTGTACAAAGCACAGCACGCCGAACTGGACCAGGAAAAGCGCAGCGAGTTGGTGGCCCAGGCACAGGAAATGATCTACAACGCAGCCGTCAACAAAGTCCTTTACTACGCCAACAGCCTTGAGGCCTACCGCTCGGACCGCTGGGAGCCGTTTGTCACCCAGCCGGCTGAGGGCGGCGTCATCACCAGCCAGAACGGTCCGTGGAGCTACTACCAGGCCACTCCGGCAGGTGAGCTGGATGAAGCCGGAGTTGTGACGGACGACGACAGCAACACCGGAATGTTCATCGGTGTTGGCGGAGCTGTTCTCGTGGCGGGCCTCGTGGCCTTCCTGCTGATCCGCCGCCGCTCCGCCACCGCGGACGACCGCGAGTAGCTGTGGCAGAAGCGCTCAGCGAGCAGGACCTGACTCCCGCCCGCCAAGACTCCGACAACCAGCGCAGGAATTCCTCCTGGCTGCATTACATCGGCGTCAAGGCGGGCGGGGCGGCCGTCTCCCTCATCATGGTGGTGGTCCTCGGGTTCTTCGCCTTTAGGATCCTGCCGGGAGACCCGGTGCGTTCCCTCGCGGACGGCCGGCAGGTCACTGCCGAACAAATGGATATCCTGCGCCGTGACTACGGCCTGGACCAGCCCCTGTTAGGCCAGTTCTGGCGGTACCTCACCGACCTGTTCCAGGGGAAGCTGGGGGAGTCCTACACGTACAACAGGCCGGTGCTGGAACTGATCGGCGACCGTCTGGGCCCTACCCTGCTGCTGACCGGAACCGCTGCGCTGATTTCGGTGGTGCTCGGGCTGTGGCTCGGGCAGAAGGCAGCGTGGCGCCGGGGCAGCCTGTTCGACAAGACCCAGACCGGGCTGGCGCTGATCTTTTGGTCGGTGCCGACGTTCTGGCTCGGGCTGTTGCTGCTGCTGCTCTTCGCCGGGACCCTGAACTGGTTCCCCACGGGCGGCATGGTCACCGCCGGGAGCAGTGCCGGCGGGCTGGAACGGATCCTGGACATCGGCCACCACATGGTTCTGCCGGTGCTGACCATGGTGGCCGTGGTCTACGCCCAGTACCTCATGGTGATGAGGGCGTCGCTGCTGGAGGAGATGACCTCCGATTACCTGACCACAGCGCGCGCCAAGGGGCTGCGGGAAGACGACGTCCGCCGCCGCCACGCAGTGCCCAACGCCCTCCTGCCCGCCGTCACGCTGATTTTCCTGACCTTGGGAGGGCTGATCGGCGGAGCGGTCACGGTGGAAACCGTGTTCTCCTGGCCAGGTCTCGGCTATCTGACCTTCCAGGCCCTGTCCGCGCCGGACTTCCCGCTCCTGCAGGGGACATTCGTGGTCTTTTCCTCGATCGTCATCCTGATGAACTTCGCCGCGGACCTGCTTTACCGCGTGCTCGATCCGCGATTGAGGGCCTCATGAACGCAACCCGCACCGCCTCGCGGGCGGCATGGGCGCGGCGCCGCGCCTCCGCCGCCGCAGGCTGGACACAGTTCCGCAGCAACAAGGCCGGGCTCAGCGGGATGATTGTCCTGCTCATTGTGGTGGCGCTGGCGCTGCTGGCTCCGGTGCTGGCACCGGAATCAACCCTCGACGTCACCCGGCTCGATTCCCTGCAGAACGAGCCGCCGTCGCTGGCCAACCCTCTGGGCACCGACCCGTCCGGGCGCAGCGTGCTGGCCATGCTGTTGTGGGGAGCCCGGGTCTCCCTGGTGGTCGGCTTCGCCGCAACGGCGGTCTCCATGGTGATCGGCACCGTCGTCGGGATGGCGGCCGGACACTTCTCCGGAGCCATCCAGGCAGTCCTCATGAGGATCATCGATTTCTTCCTGGTGGTTCCCTCCCTGGTGCTGGCAATCGTCCTCTCCAGCATCCTGGGCGCTGGCGTCATCACCATCGTCGCGGCGATCGGCATCACCTCCTGGGCGTCGACGGCCCGGCTGGTCCGGGCGCAGACCCTGACCATCGAGTCCCGGCCGTACATTGACCGTTCCTGGGCACTTGGTGCCGGCGACGCGCACATCATTGGCCGGCACGTGCTGCCTGCGGTGCTGCCGCTGGTGCTGGCCAACACCACCCTGACCGTGGGTTCGGCCATCATCGCCGAGTCAACGCTGAGCTTCCTGGGCCTGGGGGATTCGACCAGCATCTCCTGGGGGACCATGCTGAAATCCGCCTTGGACACGGGCGCTGCAACCGCCGGGTTCTGGTGGTTCGTGCTCCCGCCCGGTGTGGCGATCGTGATCGTCGTGCTCTGCTTCACCCTGGTGGGCCGTGCCCTGGAATCCGTAGTCAACCCCACCCTGCGAGGACGCTGATGCCCCGGCTGGCTTTTGAAGATATCCGCGTGACCTACACGATCCGCAGCGAGGAAGGTCCCCGCGATCTGGTGGCCGTCGACGGCGTATCCCTGGTCCTCGAGCCAGGTTCCACCCTGGGCCTGGCCGGCGAATCCGGCTGCGGCAAGTCCACCCTGGCCATGTCCGTGCTCCGCCTGCTTCCGTCCAACGCGCGGATAGAGGGGCGGATCATGCTCGGCGAGGAGGACGTTTCGGAACTGAGCTGGGGCCGGCTGCGTGCCGTGCGCTGGACCTCCGCCGCCGTCGTGTTCCAGGGTGCCATGCACTCACTGAACCCGGTACAGCGCATCGGGGACCAGATCGAGGAGGCGCTGCGCATCCATGCCCGCGACCTGGATCCGGCCTACCGCGAGGAGAAGGCCCGCCGGGCACGGGTGACGGAACTGCTCGGCCTGGTCGATCTGCCCCGGGCGAAGGCGGCGTCCTACCCGCACGAACTCTCCGGCGGACAG harbors:
- a CDS encoding ABC transporter permease gives rise to the protein MAEALSEQDLTPARQDSDNQRRNSSWLHYIGVKAGGAAVSLIMVVVLGFFAFRILPGDPVRSLADGRQVTAEQMDILRRDYGLDQPLLGQFWRYLTDLFQGKLGESYTYNRPVLELIGDRLGPTLLLTGTAALISVVLGLWLGQKAAWRRGSLFDKTQTGLALIFWSVPTFWLGLLLLLLFAGTLNWFPTGGMVTAGSSAGGLERILDIGHHMVLPVLTMVAVVYAQYLMVMRASLLEEMTSDYLTTARAKGLREDDVRRRHAVPNALLPAVTLIFLTLGGLIGGAVTVETVFSWPGLGYLTFQALSAPDFPLLQGTFVVFSSIVILMNFAADLLYRVLDPRLRAS
- a CDS encoding ABC transporter permease — its product is MNATRTASRAAWARRRASAAAGWTQFRSNKAGLSGMIVLLIVVALALLAPVLAPESTLDVTRLDSLQNEPPSLANPLGTDPSGRSVLAMLLWGARVSLVVGFAATAVSMVIGTVVGMAAGHFSGAIQAVLMRIIDFFLVVPSLVLAIVLSSILGAGVITIVAAIGITSWASTARLVRAQTLTIESRPYIDRSWALGAGDAHIIGRHVLPAVLPLVLANTTLTVGSAIIAESTLSFLGLGDSTSISWGTMLKSALDTGAATAGFWWFVLPPGVAIVIVVLCFTLVGRALESVVNPTLRGR
- a CDS encoding ABC transporter substrate-binding protein produces the protein MQPYIPRPPRHRFRSSSVAAALGLAAALAVPVAAAAPAVAAEDNAPMLKLALTGDIDTLNPFISILATSSNVLRLQYEPLVAYGAEANEEIPGMAESWETSEDGTVWTFSIPEGRQWSDGEPITAEDAEWTFNAIMENDDLKQANGSVLSSVESVEAEDDTTLVITLSEAQAVNPGTELPIVPEHVWSELDDPAGYANDKDTVGSGPFVVDNYDKSAGVTMTTNPNYWRGAAKISGVTWIPYKNSDAAVQALRTGEIDIVSGLTPAQYQALENEPNITTNAGTGRRYQAIGINPGAQTPDGTPMGDGHPALQDVQVRRAVALAIDSDTLLEKVLQGLGDKATGEIPMTYPLYHWDTDELPLAYDPDAANKLLDEAGYEMGPDGVRLDKDGKALSMRLMGRNSDPTHQQMADYVKPWLKEIGIDVSVEMKAPAQVNDDSTVGNYDLYFTGWGIGPDPDFQLSINQCSSRPNADGTGATSENNYCDPEFDELYKAQHAELDQEKRSELVAQAQEMIYNAAVNKVLYYANSLEAYRSDRWEPFVTQPAEGGVITSQNGPWSYYQATPAGELDEAGVVTDDDSNTGMFIGVGGAVLVAGLVAFLLIRRRSATADDRE
- a CDS encoding M20/M25/M40 family metallo-hydrolase, translating into MHDPAELCAELIRFDTSNYGEGKSNGEREAALWIAARLSAAGLDPVVLGPEETRQSVVVRVPGADRSLPALLVHAHLDVVPAEPEQWSVPPFEGLVRDGWIYGRGAADMKDMAAMTLATLLNWAESGQQPLRDIVVAFVADEEDKGAYGADWLATKHPELFAGVEAAIGESGGTATLLPGADGRTLRLYPVGAGERGTMHIRVRAEGVSGHGSRPVPVNAVQNLVSALHRLGNHQWPQVLVPVVRAYIEQTTAALGFTADLSSEAGVEAAIDAMGEAGRVARVTVRCSATPTVLRAGYKTNVIPGLAEADVDIRCLPGTEKETLATVKELLGPDVSLRFLTRESPLQSPVDSPWFEAMRQALVRHDPEAVVVPMCMGGGTDAKAFSRLGIQCYGFAPLTADPDGRIPEGVHGVDERVPVASVRGGQKVLQDFLANV